A stretch of the Arthrobacter stackebrandtii genome encodes the following:
- a CDS encoding sensor histidine kinase, producing MAIFADMIRESSGLGPGDAEWLHLLVGDWQMIADLAFADLVLWFPAEDERGYVALAHVRPSTSHTLFHADFVGDAISPELAPLVGAAWANQKIERSNETKIWNSDVAMRVEAIPMVRNGRTLAVITTHMDLSSSRMPSRLELTYRQCAYDLLKMGTLGLWPDFASPTGSRRGAPRVGDGLLRLDVDGIVQYASPNGVSAFRRLGDGESLEGRSLAEVTTGLLKDRRMVDESLPLVVTGRMPWRTEIESRGVSLSLRAIPLRDGTERFGALVLCRDVSELRRREQELVTKDATIREIHHRVKNNLQTVAALLRMQSRRMHSEEGKQGLEQAMRRVATIALVHETLSQGLAQNVDFDELIDRQFRLSAEVASPSQRVSTEREGAFGELPSDFATPLALVINELVTNAVEHGLQDREGTVGLTAKRYKNSSGDDALTVSISDDGVGLPQGHIAEGLGLQIVRTLVTSELGGSIEWSPREGGGTVVTLHMALIARH from the coding sequence ATGGCAATTTTTGCCGACATGATCAGGGAAAGCTCGGGCCTTGGCCCCGGCGACGCCGAATGGCTGCACCTTTTGGTGGGGGACTGGCAGATGATTGCCGATCTCGCCTTTGCAGACCTGGTCCTGTGGTTCCCTGCCGAGGACGAGCGGGGGTATGTCGCCCTGGCCCACGTGCGGCCCTCCACCTCACACACCCTGTTCCACGCCGACTTCGTGGGCGACGCCATCTCCCCGGAGCTGGCTCCGCTGGTGGGCGCCGCCTGGGCCAACCAGAAGATCGAGCGGTCCAACGAGACCAAGATCTGGAACTCGGACGTGGCCATGCGGGTCGAGGCGATCCCCATGGTCCGCAACGGCCGCACACTGGCCGTGATCACCACCCACATGGACCTGTCCAGCTCCCGCATGCCGTCCCGGCTGGAGCTGACGTACCGCCAGTGCGCCTACGACCTGCTGAAAATGGGGACACTGGGCCTCTGGCCCGACTTTGCCTCGCCCACCGGCTCACGCAGGGGCGCCCCCCGCGTCGGTGACGGGCTGCTGCGCCTTGATGTTGACGGGATTGTGCAGTACGCCAGCCCCAACGGCGTCTCCGCCTTCCGCCGCCTGGGCGACGGCGAATCCCTCGAGGGCCGCTCGCTGGCCGAGGTCACCACGGGCCTGCTCAAGGACCGGCGCATGGTGGACGAATCCCTGCCGCTGGTGGTCACGGGACGCATGCCGTGGCGCACCGAGATTGAGTCCCGCGGCGTCAGCCTGTCGCTGCGCGCCATCCCGCTGCGCGACGGCACTGAACGCTTCGGCGCGCTGGTGCTGTGCCGCGACGTGTCCGAGCTGCGCCGCCGGGAACAGGAACTGGTCACCAAGGATGCCACGATCCGCGAGATCCACCACCGGGTCAAGAACAACCTGCAAACGGTGGCGGCACTGCTGCGCATGCAGTCGCGGCGCATGCACAGCGAGGAAGGCAAGCAGGGGCTGGAACAGGCCATGCGGCGCGTGGCCACCATTGCCCTGGTCCACGAGACACTGTCCCAGGGCCTGGCTCAAAATGTTGACTTTGACGAGCTGATCGACCGGCAGTTCCGGCTCTCGGCCGAGGTGGCGTCCCCGTCGCAGCGGGTCAGCACCGAGCGTGAGGGAGCCTTCGGGGAACTGCCCAGCGACTTCGCAACCCCGCTGGCACTGGTCATCAACGAACTGGTGACCAACGCCGTCGAGCACGGACTGCAGGACCGTGAGGGGACGGTGGGGCTGACTGCCAAGCGCTACAAGAACAGCTCAGGCGACGATGCCCTGACCGTCTCCATCTCGGACGACGGCGTGGGCCTGCCCCAGGGGCACATCGCGGAGGGGCTGGGCCTGCAGATTGTGCGGACCCTGGTCACGAGCGAGCTGGGCGGCAGCATCGAATGGTCGCCGCGCGAGGGTGGCGGCACCGTGGTCACGCTCCACATGGCCCTCATTGCCCGGCATTAA
- a CDS encoding WhiB family transcriptional regulator gives MDWRSRAACLDKDPELFFPVGNTGPALLQIEEAKSVCRRCPVIDTCLKWAIESGQDAGVWGGLSEDERRAMKRRAARARRAS, from the coding sequence ATGGACTGGCGTAGTCGCGCAGCCTGCCTCGACAAGGACCCGGAATTGTTTTTCCCCGTCGGAAACACTGGCCCGGCCCTGCTGCAGATCGAGGAAGCAAAAAGCGTCTGCCGTCGCTGCCCCGTGATCGACACCTGCTTGAAGTGGGCCATTGAATCCGGACAGGACGCAGGCGTCTGGGGCGGCCTCAGCGAGGACGAACGCCGCGCCATGAAGCGCCGCGCAGCCCGCGCCCGCCGCGCCAGCTGA